DNA sequence from the Nicotiana tomentosiformis chromosome 3, ASM39032v3, whole genome shotgun sequence genome:
CCAAACACTACAAAATGACTTAAAAGCGATTTTGGCTTAAAAGCACTTAAAATAAGCCAATTCAAACGGGCTCTTAGTACTATATTCTTATTCTTATGACTAAAAAGCAGCCTTCTTGAATTAATATCATCACATATAGATATTCctgtttctcttcttcttcttttttctgttTTGTGTTTTGATTTTTGTATAATATTAGACTGAGATGAgcataaataaaaggaaatagcCGTAAAACTTGAGGTGTAATTGTTGCTATTAAACATGTCTCTAGAACATAAGGACCAATTTCTTTCTCAAGAGGAGaccaatctatatatatatattacattgATGATTTTTTGCAAGATCACAACAATGAGCAATTTTTCTTAGCTCTGACAAATGGGATTCTGAAATCCCTTTTTTCATATAACTAACCAAAATAAAGAAGAGGggagaagggggggggggggggggagaaccCCCCACTTTATCACTCAATGATAGTACATTTTATATAAGTAAAAAATgcttaaattaaatatttaaaaaaaaagaaaaaaaaaagacaataGCCCAAGAAAATTACTAGTCAATTTGATGAAGTGCAAATTTCACCAGAATCCATGAACTACATGATTACAAGTATTCTTGATCCACCTAAAACTCTTTCTCAAAGAACCTTTCATTTTACCCTCCATAGCATATGATTTATATCCAATAACTCTTCTTTTCCTTTGCAATTCAGGATCATTAAAAGCCCAATTTCTTGAAGATGCTGTACTTTTGCTCTTCTTGATCTTCACTTCTTTATCTATGCCCCCATATGAATAAGGAGCATAGGAATTAGTACTAAAACTTCTCAAATCTTGCATATTTGTTGGACACCcataataattttctatttgCATCCTTCCTTCTCTTGTTGATACAGATCTAAAATTCTCCATATTTAGACACAAAAAGAGAgctttttggggtgatttggtTTTTGCTTCAAAGT
Encoded proteins:
- the LOC138908659 gene encoding uncharacterized protein, with protein sequence MENFRSVSTREGRMQIENYYGCPTNMQDLRSFSTNSYAPYSYGGIDKEVKIKKSKSTASSRNWAFNDPELQRKRRVIGYKSYAMEGKMKGSLRKSFRWIKNTCNHVVHGFW